In the genome of Coraliomargarita algicola, one region contains:
- a CDS encoding GspE/PulE family protein, producing MNIDPIYSGLDEEQRSTVTGLPRGDRLIELSTLRNRPTREMMTELAELAELPVVQNFELIENPTATLPLRMIHEYQCIPIKTEADEDRAFSDDLAAETDQSAPIALATLWPPDETMNRWIYAVSGRNAQWFMGDPEQITETITQNFGVGSGSLDESDLVTDVADADEAEDEDAAVIRFVNEVVQKAVSDRATDIHFEPHRDELQIRYRIDGELVPVRVPDNLIRFQGAIISRLKIMAKLNISEKRRPQDGRISFGAGNSELDIRISTFPTMYAESVSLRLLNQKSKPLSMRELGLADDEEKKLTQSLATPHGIILVTGPTGSGKSTSLTAFIRLINKPERRIITVEDPIEYEVPGVNQTQVHPEIGLTFAQSLRAVLRQDPDVIMVGEIRDRETADIAIRASLTGHLVLSTLHTNDAPGALTRLVDMDIEPFLIASSVEMIIAQRLVRRLCPNCAQPANYDPRQVASFLHTMRIDPSEVQYAPLAKAPCGCERCRKLGFRGRVGMFEILRVTEEIHEHIVKRDSARMIRQTAVSQDMRTLMQSGWAHVKGGTTTLEEVMRFAELESDEE from the coding sequence ATGAATATCGACCCCATCTACTCAGGCCTCGACGAGGAACAACGCAGCACAGTGACTGGCCTGCCACGTGGCGATCGTTTGATCGAGTTGTCCACACTACGCAACCGACCGACGCGCGAGATGATGACCGAACTGGCCGAGCTGGCCGAGCTGCCGGTGGTGCAAAATTTCGAACTGATCGAAAACCCCACCGCCACCCTGCCCCTGCGCATGATCCACGAGTATCAGTGCATCCCGATCAAAACGGAAGCTGACGAGGATCGAGCATTTAGCGACGACCTGGCCGCCGAAACAGACCAGAGCGCTCCCATCGCCCTAGCCACCCTATGGCCGCCCGACGAGACAATGAACCGCTGGATCTACGCCGTCAGTGGGCGCAATGCCCAATGGTTCATGGGCGATCCGGAACAGATCACCGAAACCATCACCCAAAACTTCGGCGTCGGCTCCGGCAGCTTGGATGAGTCGGACCTGGTGACCGATGTCGCCGATGCCGATGAGGCAGAGGACGAAGATGCGGCCGTGATCCGCTTCGTAAATGAAGTGGTGCAGAAGGCTGTCAGCGATCGCGCGACCGATATCCACTTCGAGCCGCACCGCGACGAACTACAGATCCGCTACCGCATCGACGGCGAACTGGTGCCCGTCCGTGTGCCCGACAATTTGATCCGCTTCCAGGGGGCCATTATTTCGCGCCTCAAAATCATGGCCAAGCTCAACATTTCGGAGAAGCGCCGCCCACAGGACGGCCGTATCTCCTTCGGCGCCGGCAACTCGGAACTCGACATCCGTATTTCCACCTTCCCGACGATGTATGCCGAAAGCGTCTCGCTGCGTCTGCTGAATCAAAAGTCGAAGCCACTCTCGATGCGCGAGCTGGGCCTTGCAGACGATGAGGAGAAAAAGCTGACTCAGTCGCTGGCCACGCCGCACGGCATCATTCTAGTAACGGGTCCCACCGGCTCGGGTAAATCCACCTCCTTGACTGCCTTCATTCGCCTGATCAACAAGCCCGAGCGGCGCATCATTACCGTAGAGGACCCGATCGAGTATGAAGTGCCCGGGGTCAACCAGACACAGGTGCACCCCGAGATTGGCCTGACTTTTGCCCAATCACTCCGTGCCGTGCTACGGCAAGACCCCGACGTAATCATGGTGGGTGAGATTCGCGACCGCGAGACCGCCGACATCGCGATCCGCGCCTCGCTGACTGGGCACTTGGTGCTCAGCACGCTCCACACCAACGATGCCCCCGGTGCCCTCACCCGCTTGGTCGACATGGACATCGAGCCCTTCTTGATCGCCTCTTCGGTGGAGATGATCATCGCGCAACGCCTGGTGCGCCGCCTCTGCCCCAACTGCGCGCAGCCGGCCAATTACGATCCACGTCAAGTCGCCAGCTTTTTACACACCATGCGCATCGACCCCAGCGAAGTGCAATACGCTCCACTGGCCAAAGCCCCCTGCGGTTGCGAGCGCTGTCGCAAACTCGGCTTCCGTGGCCGTGTGGGCATGTTTGAAATCCTACGGGTGACCGAAGAGATCCACGAACACATCGTCAAGCGCGACTCCGCCCGCATGATTCGCCAGACAGCGGTCTCGCAAGACATGCGCACACTGATGCAAAGCGGCTGGGCCCACGTCAAAGGAGGCACCACCACATTAGAAGAAGTCATGCGCTTCGCCGAACTCGAGAGTGACGAAGAGTAA
- a CDS encoding YheT family hydrolase: MFAVNVSDYVPPFGFRNAHLQTVYPTLFRRVPVVTVQRERIATPDGDFIDIDWSARQSNKRLVVITHGLEGHSRSHYCQGMAAACQQAGWDVLAWNFRGCSGEPNHQLQSYHSGATGELQIVLEHIFANTAYEQLALIGFSLGGNLTLKYIGEHGTSIDPRISGAVTFSVPCDLASSAQRLEHWQNRIYMARFMRTLRQKVREKAQRFPDQLCLDGLATMRTFAEFDDKYTAPIHGFTDANDYWTQCSCRHLLDKIALPTLLVNALDDPFLTPACYPHQAAAINPKFTLETPPHGGHIGFVTFADRGRYWSEKRAVAFLNLIS; encoded by the coding sequence ATGTTCGCAGTGAATGTCTCTGACTACGTCCCCCCCTTCGGTTTTCGAAATGCGCATCTACAAACCGTCTACCCGACTCTGTTCAGGCGAGTGCCGGTAGTCACCGTCCAACGCGAACGAATCGCCACTCCCGATGGCGACTTTATCGATATAGATTGGAGCGCCAGGCAGAGTAACAAGCGCCTGGTTGTCATCACACACGGTCTCGAAGGGCATTCGCGCAGCCACTACTGCCAAGGCATGGCCGCCGCCTGCCAACAAGCAGGCTGGGACGTCCTGGCATGGAACTTCCGAGGTTGCAGCGGAGAGCCCAACCATCAGTTACAAAGTTACCACAGCGGTGCCACCGGAGAGCTGCAAATTGTGCTGGAACACATATTTGCAAACACTGCATATGAACAACTGGCGCTCATCGGCTTCAGCTTGGGCGGCAATTTAACACTTAAATATATCGGCGAACACGGAACCTCAATCGATCCACGTATCAGCGGCGCGGTCACCTTCAGCGTGCCCTGCGATCTAGCCAGCAGCGCGCAGCGACTCGAACACTGGCAAAACCGCATCTACATGGCGCGCTTCATGCGAACTTTACGTCAAAAAGTAAGAGAAAAGGCGCAACGCTTCCCCGATCAACTGTGCTTGGACGGCCTGGCGACCATGCGCACCTTTGCCGAGTTTGACGACAAATACACCGCCCCGATCCACGGCTTTACCGACGCGAACGATTACTGGACGCAGTGCAGTTGTCGTCACCTGTTAGACAAAATCGCACTGCCCACGCTACTGGTCAACGCGCTCGACGACCCCTTTCTAACACCCGCATGCTACCCACATCAAGCCGCAGCGATAAACCCAAAATTCACACTTGAAACACCCCCACACGGAGGCCACATCGGCTTCGTTACATTCGCAGATCGGGGCAGATATTGGTCCGAAAAACGAGCCGTCGCCTTTCTCAACCTGATTTCATAA
- a CDS encoding PocR ligand-binding domain-containing protein: MLTETCHSDSDSTCAPCGAGRSVVDRLSESQLYRDYEQAFRAATGLPLAIRPVKAYENALKSREGGNPFCMLLAQTNAGCANCIKMQADLEQKAGMEPKSLHCFAGLCDSAVPIRVGGELIAFLQTGQILLHQPNQQEFTRTTKQLLAWGSEVNLKALEEAYFQTKVFNPEQYDAMLRLLSTFAEHLATISNSIEPEQSIAAADPEDQVVSRAKKYISERFNERISLDEAAQAVNASTRHFCKVFKQATGITFTDYLARTRVEKAKHLLQNPHLRVSEIAFETGFDSISQFNRSFKRITGMSPTQFRSEG; the protein is encoded by the coding sequence ATGCTCACCGAAACCTGTCATTCCGATTCTGATTCAACCTGCGCGCCCTGTGGTGCAGGTCGTTCTGTGGTCGACCGGTTGAGTGAATCGCAACTCTATCGAGACTACGAGCAGGCCTTTCGAGCGGCCACCGGGCTGCCCTTGGCGATTCGTCCGGTAAAGGCCTATGAGAATGCATTGAAGAGTCGCGAGGGCGGGAACCCATTTTGTATGTTGCTGGCGCAGACCAATGCCGGTTGTGCGAATTGCATTAAGATGCAGGCCGACTTGGAGCAGAAGGCCGGCATGGAGCCTAAATCGCTGCATTGTTTTGCCGGTCTATGCGATAGTGCGGTGCCGATTCGGGTCGGCGGTGAGTTGATTGCATTCCTGCAGACCGGGCAAATTCTCTTGCACCAACCGAATCAGCAGGAGTTTACCCGCACCACCAAGCAGTTGCTCGCCTGGGGGAGTGAGGTGAATTTAAAGGCCTTGGAAGAAGCTTATTTTCAGACCAAGGTCTTCAATCCGGAGCAGTACGATGCCATGTTGCGGCTGTTGTCGACCTTTGCCGAGCACCTCGCGACTATCAGTAATAGTATCGAGCCCGAGCAGTCGATCGCCGCGGCCGATCCAGAAGATCAAGTGGTGAGCCGTGCCAAGAAATATATCAGCGAGCGTTTCAATGAGCGCATCAGCTTGGACGAAGCCGCGCAGGCCGTGAATGCCAGCACGCGTCATTTTTGCAAGGTGTTCAAGCAAGCCACAGGCATTACTTTTACCGATTATTTGGCGCGCACCCGCGTGGAGAAGGCCAAGCACCTATTGCAAAATCCGCATCTCCGCGTGAGCGAGATTGCCTTTGAGACAGGCTTCGACTCCATTTCGCAGTTCAATCGCTCCTTTAAGCGTATCACCGGCATGTCGCCGACTCAGTTTCGTAGCGAGGGCTAG
- the ccoN gene encoding cytochrome-c oxidase, cbb3-type subunit I yields the protein MNTNNTKTTTVVYDDDSVRKFMIASIFWGLVGMGAGVLIATQLNYWQMNGKFLEWITFGWLKSEGVEFLTFGRLRPLHTNAAIFAFVGNMMFAGIYYSTQRLCRVRMASDLLTKINLWGWQFIIVCAAITLPAGYTRGKEYAELIWPINILVAVIWLVFAANFFWTLAKRNEKSLYVGLWFYIATIVTITMLYVVNHLSIPTSFTHSYPIFGGVQDALVQWWYGHNAVAFFLTTPMLGIMYYFVPKAANRPVYSYRLSIIHFWSLVFIYIWAGPHHLLNTALPEWLQSLGMIFSLMLWAPSWAGMLNGLLTLRGAWDKLLTDPIIKFFAAAVTFYGMATFEGPLLSIKAVNALSHYTDWTVGHVHAGTLGWNGFLAAGMFYWLAPRLWNTKLYSTTLANAHFWLGMVGILLYVASMWVSGITQGLMLNATTEGGTVLQYPNFLDTLQAIRPVMLFRAIGGGLYLIGFFMLAYNIWKTARSGQAVNGTVEVATQTESDTDKRFSTFLSAPVIYSGLIIFSVCLSIFSNGALFIFGMFLTIVFIIVAIAHFEVSKASWNDWFEELLSHSFGFSVLTIIAAAIGGAIQIIPTVTVQRADNIEGRIQVPYTPLELAGRDIYVSEGCYNCHSQMIRTLVPDVMRYGNSGQGGGYSHLGESIYNFPYQWGSKRTGPDLAREGSHRSDDWHYWHMLNPRDISPGSNMPNYPWLFEKPIKVSQLPNKIHAMRMLGVPYPIDLSEEEIQAQVDEQAAGIVERLAEKGAFTEPDREIVALIAYLQKLGTYTETGDSAE from the coding sequence ATGAATACAAACAACACAAAAACCACGACTGTCGTCTACGATGACGACTCCGTAAGGAAGTTCATGATCGCCTCCATTTTCTGGGGCCTGGTCGGCATGGGCGCAGGCGTCTTGATCGCCACCCAATTGAACTACTGGCAAATGAACGGAAAGTTCCTCGAATGGATCACATTCGGGTGGCTCAAAAGTGAGGGCGTGGAGTTCCTGACTTTCGGACGTCTACGTCCACTGCATACCAATGCTGCGATTTTCGCCTTCGTGGGTAATATGATGTTTGCCGGCATCTACTACTCGACTCAGCGACTCTGCCGTGTGCGCATGGCATCCGACCTGCTCACCAAGATCAACCTCTGGGGCTGGCAATTTATCATTGTCTGCGCCGCCATCACCCTGCCCGCGGGCTACACTCGGGGTAAAGAATACGCGGAACTGATCTGGCCAATCAACATTTTGGTCGCTGTCATCTGGCTGGTCTTCGCCGCCAATTTCTTTTGGACGCTGGCAAAGCGCAATGAGAAGTCGCTCTACGTGGGGCTCTGGTTCTACATCGCGACCATCGTAACGATCACCATGCTTTATGTGGTCAATCACCTCTCGATCCCAACCAGCTTCACTCACAGCTACCCGATCTTTGGAGGCGTGCAAGACGCGCTGGTCCAGTGGTGGTATGGGCACAACGCGGTGGCGTTCTTCCTCACCACGCCGATGCTGGGCATCATGTATTACTTCGTGCCCAAGGCAGCGAATCGTCCGGTCTACTCCTATCGTCTGTCGATCATCCACTTCTGGTCACTGGTATTCATCTACATCTGGGCTGGTCCGCACCACTTGCTCAACACTGCCCTGCCCGAGTGGCTACAATCACTAGGCATGATTTTCTCACTCATGCTATGGGCGCCCTCTTGGGCCGGCATGCTCAATGGTCTGCTCACCCTGCGGGGCGCATGGGACAAGCTACTGACCGATCCGATCATTAAATTCTTTGCCGCAGCCGTCACCTTCTACGGCATGGCCACCTTCGAAGGCCCCCTGCTTTCGATCAAAGCTGTCAATGCCCTATCGCACTATACCGACTGGACCGTCGGACACGTGCACGCCGGCACCCTCGGTTGGAACGGCTTCCTCGCTGCAGGTATGTTCTACTGGCTGGCACCACGCCTGTGGAATACCAAACTCTATTCCACGACATTGGCCAACGCTCACTTCTGGCTCGGCATGGTGGGCATCCTACTCTACGTGGCTTCGATGTGGGTCTCTGGTATCACACAGGGCCTCATGCTCAACGCCACCACAGAGGGCGGCACCGTCCTGCAGTATCCTAATTTCCTGGACACCTTACAAGCGATCCGCCCGGTCATGCTCTTCCGCGCCATCGGTGGCGGCCTCTACTTGATCGGCTTCTTTATGTTGGCCTACAACATCTGGAAAACCGCCCGCAGTGGTCAAGCTGTCAACGGCACCGTGGAAGTCGCCACTCAAACTGAGTCCGACACCGACAAGCGTTTCTCGACCTTCCTCTCGGCTCCTGTCATTTACTCTGGCCTGATCATCTTCTCGGTCTGCCTATCCATCTTCAGCAATGGAGCGCTCTTCATCTTTGGCATGTTCTTGACCATCGTCTTTATCATTGTGGCCATCGCCCACTTTGAAGTGTCCAAGGCGAGCTGGAACGACTGGTTCGAAGAGCTCCTCAGCCATAGCTTTGGCTTTAGTGTCTTGACGATCATTGCTGCAGCCATTGGTGGAGCGATCCAAATCATCCCGACTGTTACTGTGCAACGCGCGGACAACATCGAAGGCCGTATTCAAGTGCCCTATACACCACTCGAACTCGCCGGTCGTGATATCTACGTCAGCGAAGGCTGCTATAACTGCCACTCACAAATGATCCGCACCCTGGTGCCCGATGTCATGCGCTATGGCAACAGTGGTCAAGGGGGCGGCTACTCTCACCTGGGCGAGTCGATCTACAACTTCCCTTATCAATGGGGCTCCAAACGCACGGGTCCTGACCTCGCCCGCGAAGGCAGCCACCGCTCTGACGACTGGCACTACTGGCACATGCTAAATCCGCGTGACATCTCACCGGGCTCCAACATGCCCAACTACCCATGGCTCTTCGAAAAGCCAATCAAGGTCAGCCAATTGCCCAATAAAATCCATGCCATGCGCATGCTAGGGGTGCCTTACCCGATCGATCTCTCCGAAGAGGAAATCCAGGCCCAGGTCGATGAACAAGCCGCTGGCATCGTCGAACGCCTGGCAGAAAAGGGCGCCTTCACCGAACCTGACCGCGAAATCGTCGCCCTCATCGCCTACCTACAAAAACTGGGCACCTACACAGAAACGGGCGATTCCGCAGAATAG